In Neoarius graeffei isolate fNeoGra1 chromosome 17, fNeoGra1.pri, whole genome shotgun sequence, a single window of DNA contains:
- the LOC132864423 gene encoding tripartite motif-containing protein 16-like, translated as MAEAGISVDHFSVDQFSCPVCLDLLKDPVTIPCGHSFCKVCINGCWNQEDVKGVYSCPQCRVTFTPRPVLCRNNMLAEVVEKLKKTELQAASPAHCYAGPGDVECDFCTGRKYKAVKSCLVCQASFCEAHLKPHYQSPAFKKHKLVEACAELQEKICSEHDKLIEIFCRTDQSFICYLCTMDQHRGHDTIAAKAERNEKQNELKEEQMKSQQRIQEKQKEVQELKQAVDTIKKRSQAAVDDSERIFTEMISSMEKKRSEMTELIRAQEKAELSRAEQLLKQLEQEIADLQRRVTELEQLSHTHDHVHFLQSFPSLCVSPGCDDSPSFTVNQHLSFDGVRKSLSDLKKRVEEICEEEFNVIHPQAAAVHMILPSKPKSREDFLQYFCYLTLDPNTAHPELILSEKNRAVTRSGTEQRYSDHPERFDSWPQVLCKESVCGRCYWEVEWRGAVYISVSYKEISRKGGGNECAFGCNSQSWSLWCFSSSVCFWHHNIKTVLRGPSPSRIGVYVDHSAGTLSFYSVSDPMRLLHRVHTTFTQPLYAGVRMWDSDSSVRFCDPMKK; from the exons ATGGCAGAGGCTGGTATTTCAGTAGATCATTTTTCTGTGGATCAGTTCagctgtccagtgtgtctggatctcctgaaggatcctgtGACTATTCCCTGTggacacagtttctgtaaggtgtgtattaatggctgctggaatcaggaggatgtgaagggcgtctacagctgccCCCAGTGCAGAGTGACTTTCACCCCAAGGCCTGTTCTGTGCAGGAACAACATGCtggctgaagtggtggagaaactgaagaagactgaactccaagctgcttctcctgctcactgttacgctggacctggagatgtggagtgtgatttctgcactgggagaaaatacaaagccgtcaagtcctgtctggTGTGTCAGGCCTCTTTTTGTGAAGCTCATCTTAAACCTCACTATCAGTCTCCTGCCTTTAAGAAGCACAAGTTAGTTGAAGCCTGTGCAgagctccaagagaagatctgctctgaacacgACAAACTGATTGAGATCTTCTGTCGTACTGACCAAAGCttcatctgttatttgtgtacaATGGATCAGCACAGAGGCCATGATACCATTGCAGCTAAAgcagaaagaaatgaaaaacag aatgagctaaaggaggagcagatgaaatcccagcagaggatccaggagaagcagaaggaggtgcaggagctgaaacaggctgtggacACTATTAAG aAGCGTTCACAGGCAGCAGTagatgacagtgagaggatctttactgagatgatcagctccatggagaaaaagcgctcggAGATGACTGAGCTGATCAgagctcaggagaaagctgaactgagtcgagctgaacaactcctgaagcaactggagcaggagattgctgatcttcagaggagagtcactgagctggagcagctttcacacacacacgatcacgtccacttcctccag agtttcccgtctctctgtgtttctcctggatgtgacgactcacccagcttcactgtcaatcaacatctctcatttgatggagtgaggaaatctctctcagatctgaaaaaacgagtcgaggaaatctgtgaggaggaattcaatgTAATCCATCCACAGG ctgcagcagttcacatgattttaccctcaaaaccaaagagcagagaagatttcctgcagt atttctgttatctgactctggatccaaacacagcacatcctgaactcattctgtctgagaagaacagagcggtgacaCGCAGTGGGACAGAACAGagatactctgatcatccagagagatttgactcctggcctcaggtgttgtgtaaggagagtgtgtgtggacgctgttactgggaggtggagtggaggggTGCTGTgtacatatcagtctcatataaagagatCAGCAGGAAAGGAGGGGGTAATGAGTGTGCGTTTGGATGCAAcagtcagtcctggagtctgtggtgtttttcttcctctgtctgtttctgGCACCACAACATTAAGACTGTTCTCCGAGGTCCAtcaccctccagaataggagtgtatgtggatcacagtgcaggaactctgtccttctacagcgtctctgacccgatgaggctcctccacagagtccacaccacattcactcagcctctatacgctggggtCAGGATGTGGGATTCTGACTCATCTGTGAGGTTTTGTGATCCGATGAAAAAATGA